One Mustela nigripes isolate SB6536 chromosome 5, MUSNIG.SB6536, whole genome shotgun sequence DNA segment encodes these proteins:
- the OLIG3 gene encoding oligodendrocyte transcription factor 3 isoform X1, protein MDEMYLREHHHRHHHHQESRLNSVSSTQGDMVQKMPGESLSRAGAKATGESSKYKIKKQLSEQDLQQLRLKINGRERKRMHDLNLAMDGLREVMPYAHGPSVRKLSKIATLLLARNYILMLTSSLEEMKRLVGEIYGGHHSAFHCGTVGHSAGHPAHAANAVHAVHPILGGALSSGNASSPLSAASLPAIGTIRPPHSLLKAPSTPPALQLGSGFQHWAGLPCPCTICQMPPPPHLSALSTANMARLSAESKDLLK, encoded by the coding sequence ATGGATGAGATGTATCTGAGGGaacaccaccaccgccaccaccaccaccaggagaGCCGTCTCAACTCGGTCTCTTCCACGCAGGGCGACATGGTGCAAAAGATGCCTGGAGAAAGCCTCTCGCGGGCCGGCGCCAAGGCCACGGGCGAAAGCAGCAAGTACAAAATCAAGAAGCAGCTGTCGGAGCAGGACCTACAGCAGTTACGGCTGAAGATCAACGGCCGCGAGCGCAAGAGGATGCACGACCTAAACCTAGCCATGGACGGGCTGCGCGAGGTCATGCCCTACGCGCACGGGCCCTCGGTGCGCAAGCTCTCCAAGATCGCCACTCTTCTGCTGGCCAGAAACTACATCCTCATGCTCACCAGCTCCCTGGAGGAGATGAAGAGGTTGGTTGGCGAGATCTATGGGGGCCAccactctgccttccactgcGGGACCGTGGGCCACTCCGCCGGCCACCCAGCGCACGCCGCCAACGCCGTGCACGCTGTGCACCCCATCCTGGGCGGCGCGCTCTCTTCCGGCAACGCTTCGTCCCCGCTGTCCGCCGCCTCGCTGCCGGCCATCGGCACTATTCGACCTCCCCACTCGCTGCTCAAGGCGCCCTCCACGCCGCCCGCGCTGCAGCTGGGCAGCGGCTTCCAGCACTGGGCCGGGCTGCCCTGCCCCTGCACCATCTGCCAGatgccgccgccgccgcaccTTTCGGCTCTCTCCACCGCCAACATGGCTCGGCTGTCGGCCGAGTCCAAGGACTTGCTCAAGTGA
- the OLIG3 gene encoding oligodendrocyte transcription factor 3 isoform X2 — MVQKMPGESLSRAGAKATGESSKYKIKKQLSEQDLQQLRLKINGRERKRMHDLNLAMDGLREVMPYAHGPSVRKLSKIATLLLARNYILMLTSSLEEMKRLVGEIYGGHHSAFHCGTVGHSAGHPAHAANAVHAVHPILGGALSSGNASSPLSAASLPAIGTIRPPHSLLKAPSTPPALQLGSGFQHWAGLPCPCTICQMPPPPHLSALSTANMARLSAESKDLLK, encoded by the coding sequence ATGGTGCAAAAGATGCCTGGAGAAAGCCTCTCGCGGGCCGGCGCCAAGGCCACGGGCGAAAGCAGCAAGTACAAAATCAAGAAGCAGCTGTCGGAGCAGGACCTACAGCAGTTACGGCTGAAGATCAACGGCCGCGAGCGCAAGAGGATGCACGACCTAAACCTAGCCATGGACGGGCTGCGCGAGGTCATGCCCTACGCGCACGGGCCCTCGGTGCGCAAGCTCTCCAAGATCGCCACTCTTCTGCTGGCCAGAAACTACATCCTCATGCTCACCAGCTCCCTGGAGGAGATGAAGAGGTTGGTTGGCGAGATCTATGGGGGCCAccactctgccttccactgcGGGACCGTGGGCCACTCCGCCGGCCACCCAGCGCACGCCGCCAACGCCGTGCACGCTGTGCACCCCATCCTGGGCGGCGCGCTCTCTTCCGGCAACGCTTCGTCCCCGCTGTCCGCCGCCTCGCTGCCGGCCATCGGCACTATTCGACCTCCCCACTCGCTGCTCAAGGCGCCCTCCACGCCGCCCGCGCTGCAGCTGGGCAGCGGCTTCCAGCACTGGGCCGGGCTGCCCTGCCCCTGCACCATCTGCCAGatgccgccgccgccgcaccTTTCGGCTCTCTCCACCGCCAACATGGCTCGGCTGTCGGCCGAGTCCAAGGACTTGCTCAAGTGA